TCACCACGACCCGGGCGGCGGCGTCTTCCACGTCACGACGGTCGAGACCGTTTCCTTCGATACTGAACGACCGCAGACCGACGGCGTTTTCCGGCGGCGCCGGGGCGCCCACGCCGGCCCAGGTGTTCATCCCCAGGTGGTGATGGTAGCCGCCGGCCGACACGAACAACGCACCGGGATACGAACGGACCATCGGCGCGAAGCCGATCTCGCCGCAATAGAACGCCTCGCCCTCGTCCAGCCGGGAGACGTGAAGGTGCATGTGGCCAATCACCGTGTCCGCGTCCAGCCCCTGCCACGGCTCGTCCGCACCGGCCTCGCTGGCCACGCCCTGCACGTCCAGCGGATCGGTGGCCATGGCCAGTTCACCGTTGGCGCGCCGCCAGGTCTCGCGCGGACGGTCGCGGTAGATCTCGATCCCCAGGCCATCCGGGTCATCGAGGTATAACGCCTCGCTGACCAGGTGATCGGCGGCGCCGCTGAGCGGCCATTGCCGATCGGCGAGCCGCCGCAGCGAGCGGCCGAGCGCGGCACGCGACGGCACCAGGATGGCGAAGTGGAACAGGCCGGTGCTGCGCCGCGGACGGGGCACGGCGTCGCGGCGCTCGTGCAGTTCGATCAACGGGCGACCACCGCCGGCCGACAGCGACGACGTCCGCCCGGCCCGCGAGATCTCCTGGAACCCCAGGATGTCGCGATAGAACGGCAGCGACCGATCCAGATCGCTGACGGTCAGGCTGACGGTCCCGATGTGGGCATCGGCCGGGAGAGGCATTCAACAATCTTAACGCCCCGTACGTACGATAGCCACAGACACCCTGTGTCCCCTGCGTCCTCGGTGGCTGGAGTCCGTCTCCGCTACCGCATCAGCGCGATCAGCGCGCGACGATCGACCTCGCTGTTCCCAATCACGACTCGCGAGATCCGCCTGGTATTGGTGATGTCATCAAGCGGGTTGGCGTCGAGCACGAGAAAGTCGGCGCGCTTGCCCGTGGCGATGACGCCGGTGTCGGTGCGCTGCAGGAACTGCGCGGCGCGGCTGGTCGCCGCGACAATCGCCTGGGCCGGCGTCATGCCGGCCTCCACCATCGCCTGCAACTCCAGTTGTTCGGCGAAGCCGAAGTGATGGTCTTCGAGCCCGGTGTCGGCGCCGAGCACGATCCGGGCGCCGGCGGCGTTCAGCCTGGCGAGGCTGCGCTGCAGAATGCCGTACCGCTGCCGCGCGCCGTCCACGGCCTTGGGGTCGCGCTTCGCGTAATAGGCCCGCATGCGTTCAAGGACCGGCGTCTGCACGGCGGCGCCCAGCAACGTCATCATCGGATCACCCGCCGTCAGCCAGGGAG
This genomic interval from Vicinamibacterales bacterium contains the following:
- a CDS encoding VOC family protein, whose amino-acid sequence is MPLPADAHIGTVSLTVSDLDRSLPFYRDILGFQEISRAGRTSSLSAGGGRPLIELHERRDAVPRPRRSTGLFHFAILVPSRAALGRSLRRLADRQWPLSGAADHLVSEALYLDDPDGLGIEIYRDRPRETWRRANGELAMATDPLDVQGVASEAGADEPWQGLDADTVIGHMHLHVSRLDEGEAFYCGEIGFAPMVRSYPGALFVSAGGYHHHLGMNTWAGVGAPAPPENAVGLRSFSIEGNGLDRRDVEDAAARVVVTLVGG